Sequence from the Pontibacter pudoricolor genome:
GTAAAATTCTTCAACAACGAAAAAGGTTTTGGTTTTATCAAGGATGAAAATTCAGAAAAAGAGTACTTTGTACACGTTACTGGATTGATTGATGAAGTTAGAGAAAACGACAGAGTAACATTTGAATTGCAGGAAGGCAGAAAAGGACTGAACGCTGTTAATGTAAAGCGTGCTTAGTATAAACATATAAATGCAAGCATCACCAAAAAAGGCTTACCATATGGTAAGCCTTTTTTGTTTGCGTACAAGCCTTATTGTTTATTCGCAACTATAGTTATAGGTTGTTTTTTTACAGAAGCGCCGCTACGTATAGTATTCTTGTTTCCAAAAGAAAAAATTGGCAGAAGGTTATTAATGAAAAGGTAGCGCCTTCGGAAAACAGCCTGCAAACAGTGTTCTTAATTTTGATCTTCCCGAATCCATTTCAGCGCACCTGCTTCATCGGCAAAGTTCCGGAACTCAAATGTAATGCCTAAGCGGTTAGTAGCTTCTTCAACTGCATGATCAACCACGTTTTCGCGGTGCAGATCTGTTGTTGCCAGTCGGGCCATTTTCTTCAGCCTTGTGCTTGTCAGGTACTCCGAAAAGCGTAGCATGAGGGCCCGGTGTTCTTCTTTGTCAAGATCAGCTTTACTTTCTCTTGAGTCTATCAGCAGGTTTTTTATGTCGTAATGCCGGAGGGTATCAATGAGCTTTTTCAACGAAAATTCAATCTCAGGCATTGTCATTCCGCTCATGTCCGGCCACCGTAAAAACAATATATCCTGTACAACGTCGTACTTAAGTTCTATTAATCCGTCTTTGTGTAATAACATCCGTAAAGGGTAAGCCATGAACCGTTGTAAAGGTACTAAATAGGTGTAATGCTTGCACACAAAGCGTGAGTAATTGCAGCTATAGTTTCAGGTTAATCATCCGTTTCGGATTCAGAAGCATCATGCTTTAACTATAGATAATTGCTGGTAAGCAACTTAATAAATGAAAACAGCCGACTCCTATCCTTATAGAAGCCAGCTGTTTCCAGTATTATATTTTTGTTACCTCGAAGCTATCTGGCGCAGCGTGTCACGCATTTCGGTAAGCAGCACTTCTTCTTTGGTTGGTGCAGGCGGCACATCTGGTGCAGCGGCCTTTTTACGCATCATGCGGTTCATGGCTTTAATAATCATGAAAATGATGAAAGCCAAAATCAAAAAATTCAACAACACGGTAATAAAATTACCCCAGGCAAATACTGCTCCCAGCTTCCGGGCTTCTTCCAGCGCAAGCCCGGTTGGCACTTCCGAGGCCAGAGGCACATACAGATTCGAGAAGTCCATATCGCCGATCAGTGCCCCGACAAGCGGCATAAACAGGTCATTTACTACGGAGTTTACCAATCCGCTAAATGCAGCACCAATAATAATACCTATTGCCAGGTCCATTACATTGCCGCGCATTGCGAACTCCTTAAATTCTTTCATCATTCCCATAAATCAGGATCGTTTATATTGTTTTAATTATTCCCATCTTTTTACGATACATGGGTTTTTGTAAATATAGCATAATCATTTTATTAGCAACCATTTACACAGGTATTTTCTGAGCAGATGATCTTTTCTTATTCCATATTTTCCTGATTTTAAACACTGAACCGAAGCGCAGGTAAAGCAGATCAGCCAATGGATCTGTTTCTTACTGTTCCATAGCTTTTGTTCATCTCTGAATTAGTCAACACCCATCATCTGAAAGGGAATTGCCTCTGAAGCGCGTCATTTCCAGGAAAGTATTGTGACCGGCAAAGGTCAATGGCTTATGCCAGTATGAATGCGAAATTTCTTAATAGACGACTTACTCAACTATACATTGACTTGAACAACCAGTTCGGGGGTAAGACCAGGGCATAACCACTGAAGTGCTGCCGGAATACTTTCAAAATGTTCCAGCTCTTTTATATGTCCATACATGTCATAGATCTTATCACGCATGTTCTCGGCAGCCATCTCCAGGAACATGTCTTCGCGTCGCACCATCGCAATGTTCTTTACAAAACTATCGCGTATCAGCAGCCCGAAGGTTTCCACAGCCCACCGCTGGTCTTCGAGGGTAAGGTTGCTGGAAGTGAAGTCCACCAACCAATGTTTCAGGTGAAATTCGTTTATCAGATCCAGGGATTTGAGCATAGCAGCTTTATAATCGGCGTGGCATACAGGCTGGCAAATTTTAGAATATAGCAAGCTATGCCCTGGTACTACTTTTCCAATGTAATACTCTTCGAGTCGCATATCAGGGCAGAGTTTATTTTATACTTTGTTACTTATTATTTTAATTTTCCTTGTACGATGTTTTATCACTAATGGGATATATATTAAGGATATATAGTAAAAATTAAAACATTATTAACACGATTCTTAAAAGCTACCATG
This genomic interval carries:
- a CDS encoding cold-shock protein, producing the protein MNNGTVKFFNNEKGFGFIKDENSEKEYFVHVTGLIDEVRENDRVTFELQEGRKGLNAVNVKRA
- the mscL gene encoding large conductance mechanosensitive channel protein MscL; this encodes MGMMKEFKEFAMRGNVMDLAIGIIIGAAFSGLVNSVVNDLFMPLVGALIGDMDFSNLYVPLASEVPTGLALEEARKLGAVFAWGNFITVLLNFLILAFIIFMIIKAMNRMMRKKAAAPDVPPAPTKEEVLLTEMRDTLRQIASR